One part of the Lotus japonicus ecotype B-129 chromosome 2, LjGifu_v1.2 genome encodes these proteins:
- the LOC130736581 gene encoding uncharacterized protein LOC130736581: MTNLVLETYDEKTDPKDHLLRFNAKMVMSAVSDPVKCRMLPSTFRGAAMDWFMALPEGSLARFRDLSSKFLGHFSARAIEDLFDIWQGERETLKQYMKRYSAMSARFEELEPRVCVCAFKGALSRGKFSCKLSRELACSMTEVRARAQDYILEEEIEAHKRKHERAVKVSLARKQIQDEEASQEQRVKEAGQFVKKNKRGLSSSGRKNVGYRRSRRTAETSRRMRPKGRSSKELTKLLLEVGIEDMDREGECRMDPGYVAKDQPKWCEYHNLEGHSTTDCFTLKGQIKQLIKARQPRAARRKKAEETDNGEGKGTVETANTIAGGFEGGDGVSTAARKQVGGNSIGARVSSPIWVPTPRHSSIVRGF, encoded by the coding sequence ATGACAAACCTCGTGTTGGAAACGTACGACGAGAaaaccgatccgaaggatcatctgctTCGTTTCAATGCGAAGATGGTGATGAGCGCGGTTTCCGACCCGGTAAAGTGTAGAATGCTTCCATCCACATTCCGAGGTGCAGCTATGGACTGGTTTATGGCTTTGCCTGAGGGATCTCTAGCCAGGTTCCGCGACctctcatcaaaattcctcgGTCATTTCTCCGCGAGAGCGATCGAAGATCTGTTTGATATTTGGCAGGGGGAGCGTGAAACCTTGAAACAGTATATGAAGCGATATAGTGCCATGTCCGCGAGGTTCGAAGAATTGGAGCCACGCGTGTGCGTGTGCGCTTTCAAGGGCGCTCTGTCCCGGGGAAAGTTTAGCTGCAAACTGAGTAGGGAGCTAGCATGCTCAATGACGGAAGTCCGCGCCCGAGCGCAAGACTACATCCTAGAAGAGGAAATCGAGGCGCACAAGAGGAAACACGAGAGGGCAGTGAAGGTGTCGCTGGCGAGGAAACAGATACAGGATGAGGAAGCGAGTCAAGAGCAGAGGGTCAAGGAAGCTGGCCAATTTGTTAAGAAAAACAAGAGAGGGCTATCCAGTTCGGGAAGAAAAAACGTAGGGTACCGGCGCTCTCGGCGAACAGCTGAAACGAGTCGGCGAATGAGACCGAAGGGGCGCTCAAGTAAGGAGTTGACAAAATTACTTTTGGAAGTAGGGATTGAGGACATGGACAGGGAAGGCGAGTGCAGAATGGATCCAGGGTACGTGGCGAAGGATCAGCccaagtggtgtgagtaccacaactTGGAAGGCCATAGCACCACTGACTGTTTCACGCTGAAGGGTCAAATCAAGCAGCTAATCAAGGCGAGACAACCACGGGCGGCGAGGAGGAAGAAGGCTGAGGAAACTGACAACGGCGAGGGCAAAGGGACGGTTGAAACAGCTAACACGATTGCTGGGGGTTTCGAGGGTGGCGACGGTGTATCGACAGCAGCACGAAAGCAAGTAGGGGGTAACAGCATCGGTGCAAGAGTATCCAGCCCCATTTGGGTGCCAACACCCAGACATAGTAGTATCGTCCGCGGATTTTGA